From Vicia villosa cultivar HV-30 ecotype Madison, WI unplaced genomic scaffold, Vvil1.0 ctg.000102F_1_1_1, whole genome shotgun sequence, a single genomic window includes:
- the LOC131624092 gene encoding uncharacterized protein LOC131624092 yields the protein MEFHKWWVDYCNQQIFDVAGLSHELNEAGAFPERQNIKDPAANTSKSVIPSKDKKTNEDSSKTSKSKLVRKAASKNITVESDGEDCSPPHIKLITKKRQKASIPLVREKESGTSKPTASSGKNSSDEQLPKTVGANHVVESHNSSPDNIPSKKPPSVTAPILSDNDSDDILKNTQNIDHVEDNRSNDSSPDISPANQDVDMEEHPQLSNIDEGDEQSAEGTKTDPMDEDKTQDEASSQLKIRKEKTKPFGTVTVHTTISTKTPPLSSQAELESLKATDPAGVLKTMMSARSSSSSKGGVGCLRHIYIVI from the exons ATGGAATTTCACAAATGGTGGGTTGACTACTGCAACCAACAAATCTTTGATGTTGCTGGCCTTTCGCATGAACTGAATGAGGCAGGAGCGTTTCCAGAAAG GCAGAACATCAAAGATCCTGCTGCCAACACTAGCAAGTCTGTCATTCCTTCGAAGGATAAGAAGACTAACGAAGACTCCAGTAAAACCAGCAAATCGAAACTTGTG AGGAAGGCTGCTTCTAAAAACATTACAGTCGAATCAGATGGTGAAGATTGTTCTCCTCCCCACATAAAATTGATAACTAAGAAGAGGCAAAAAGCCTCCATTCCTTTGGTTCGGGAGAAAGAGTCAGGGACTTCGAAGCCTACAGCTTCGAGTGGCAAGAATTCATCTGATGAACAACTTCCAAAGACTGTTGGAGCTAATCATGTTGTCGAAAGCCATAATTCTAGCCCAGACAATATTCCCTCCAAG AAACCTCCATCAGTTACTGCCCCCATCCTTTCAGATAATGACAGTGATGACATTCTAAAGAATACTCAAAACATTGACCATGTTGAAGATAATCGCTCGAATGACTCATCACCAGATATTTCCCCTGCGAACCAAGATGTTGACATGGAGGAACATCCTCAATTGTCTAACATAGATGAAGGCGACGAACAATCTGCGGAGGGTACAAAAACTGATCCCATGGATGAAGATAAAACCCAAGATGAAGCTTCTAGCCAGCTTAAAATTAGAAAGGAAAAGACGAAACCTTTCGGGACAGTCACTGTACATACGACTATTTCGACTAAGACTCCTCCGCTATCTTCTCAGGCTGAATTGGAAAGTCTTAAGGCTACTGATCCTGCTGGCGTTCTCAAAACCATGATGAGCGCGAGGAGTAGTTCGTCCAGCAAGGGTGGGGTGGGGTGTCTTCGACATATTTATATAGTAATTTGA